A portion of the Haemorhous mexicanus isolate bHaeMex1 chromosome 3, bHaeMex1.pri, whole genome shotgun sequence genome contains these proteins:
- the CENPW gene encoding centromere protein W — MKSTAPRSTLRKIIKKHKPQLRLAANADLLVHLNFLLFLHRLAEEARTNAFENKSKIIKPEHTISAAKVILKKSRG; from the exons ATGAAGAGCACGGCGCCCCGCAGTACTTTGCGGAAAATTATAAAGAAGCACAAGCCGCAGTTACGCCTGGCGGCGAACGCCGACCTGCtg GTTCATTTGAATTTCTTATTGTTTCTCCATCGGCTAGCAGAAGAAGCCAGGACAAATGCCTTTGAgaacaaaagtaaaataataaaacctgaGCATACCATATCTGCAGCAAAG gtgattttaaagaaaagcagaggctAG